A genome region from Tolypothrix sp. PCC 7712 includes the following:
- a CDS encoding Uma2 family endonuclease yields the protein MTTIISTSGITYPSSDGEPVAETYDHLYAILTTLEVIRQYLQGRHATVLANQFLYYAQGFPKLRVAPDVMVIYDVEPGGRDNYKIWEEKQVPKVIFEFTSKGTQEEDKTTKKNLYEGLEVEEYWLFDPKGEWITQQLQGYRLRGDIYEPITDSCSQALQLRLAVEGKLIGFYRLDNGEKLLVNDELIAALKQETNKRIEAEAQAEQERQRAAELEALLSRYREQFGDLT from the coding sequence ATGACCACCATTATCTCTACATCAGGAATCACTTATCCCAGCAGCGATGGAGAACCTGTGGCAGAAACTTATGACCATTTATATGCAATTTTAACTACGCTAGAAGTCATCAGACAATATCTTCAAGGTCGTCACGCCACAGTTTTAGCTAATCAATTCTTGTATTATGCCCAAGGTTTCCCTAAATTAAGAGTTGCACCTGATGTCATGGTTATTTATGACGTTGAACCTGGGGGACGAGATAACTACAAAATTTGGGAAGAAAAACAGGTACCAAAGGTAATTTTTGAATTTACCTCTAAAGGAACTCAAGAAGAAGACAAAACCACTAAGAAAAATCTTTATGAAGGCTTAGAAGTAGAAGAATATTGGTTATTTGATCCCAAAGGCGAATGGATTACACAACAGCTGCAAGGTTATCGCTTAAGAGGAGATATTTATGAGCCAATTACCGATAGTTGCAGCCAAGCATTACAACTACGTCTAGCCGTAGAAGGAAAACTGATTGGCTTTTATCGCCTAGATAATGGTGAAAAATTGTTGGTAAATGATGAATTAATTGCCGCACTGAAACAAGAGACTAATAAACGTATAGAAGCAGAAGCACAAGCAGAACAAGAACGCCAACGCGCTGCAGAACTTGAAGCGCTGCTTTCTCGTTATCGAGAACAGTTTGGCGATTTAACCTAA